A genomic segment from Candidatus Saganbacteria bacterium encodes:
- a CDS encoding ATP-binding protein encodes MYKKRQLEHLILKLSRLSPVILLAGPRQVGKTTLLEHLSKKSKHAYVSLDEFEFRSAAKSDPALFLEKNPPPLIVDEIQYAPQLLPYIKTRVDRAKGKLSYWLTGSQQFHLMKGVSESLAGRVAILKLSGISLSEETGNKSIGLLNILEKNKFPVSLPKPRLMELFSLIIRGSFPKLIGKNILPLDTFYGSYIQTYIDRDLRDLVRVGSLSSFEKFIRLCAARTAQLLNLSDLARNSDITVNTAKEWLSILEASGHVFLLRPYYNNISKRLIKSPKLYFLDTGLACYLTGWKDPKTTMNGAMAGALFETFVFSEIIKSFWNRGQEPPVWYYRTKEKEEIDILIDVNGKLYPIEIKLSSKITDSDLKGINSLKKTKMLLGKSLFINSSASRYPIKKGIDAIPWTILKYI; translated from the coding sequence ATGTACAAAAAAAGACAGCTTGAACATTTAATCCTTAAGCTAAGCCGATTATCTCCCGTTATCCTGCTTGCAGGCCCCAGGCAAGTAGGGAAAACCACTCTACTTGAGCACTTAAGCAAAAAGAGCAAGCACGCATATGTATCACTCGATGAATTTGAATTCCGTTCCGCCGCCAAATCCGATCCGGCTTTGTTCCTTGAGAAAAACCCGCCTCCATTGATCGTTGACGAGATACAATATGCTCCGCAGCTATTGCCCTACATAAAAACCAGGGTTGATCGCGCAAAAGGAAAGCTTTCTTATTGGCTGACCGGCTCACAGCAATTCCATCTGATGAAAGGCGTGTCCGAATCCTTGGCAGGCAGAGTAGCCATCTTAAAATTGAGCGGCATTTCACTTTCAGAAGAAACAGGAAATAAATCTATCGGTTTGCTGAATATCCTTGAGAAAAACAAATTTCCCGTGAGCCTGCCCAAACCTCGGCTCATGGAATTATTCTCGCTTATTATTCGAGGGTCTTTCCCAAAGCTCATTGGAAAAAATATTCTTCCACTAGATACGTTTTACGGCTCCTATATTCAAACATATATTGACCGCGACCTAAGGGATTTGGTTCGGGTTGGCTCTTTATCGAGTTTTGAAAAATTTATCAGGCTTTGCGCAGCCAGAACAGCCCAACTCTTAAATCTTTCCGATCTTGCCCGGAACAGCGACATAACTGTCAACACAGCCAAAGAATGGTTAAGTATTTTAGAGGCTAGCGGCCACGTCTTTTTGCTTCGGCCGTATTATAATAATATTTCTAAACGATTGATCAAATCTCCTAAACTATACTTTCTGGATACGGGACTAGCTTGCTATCTGACTGGCTGGAAAGACCCAAAAACAACAATGAATGGCGCAATGGCAGGAGCGCTATTTGAAACTTTTGTATTTTCTGAAATCATCAAGAGCTTCTGGAATCGAGGACAGGAACCCCCCGTTTGGTATTACCGGACCAAAGAAAAAGAAGAAATTGATATTTTAATTGATGTAAACGGCAAACTTTATCCGATAGAAATAAAACTCTCTTCAAAAATTACGGATAGCGACCTGAAGGGGATCAACAGTTTGAAAAAGACAAAAATGCTACTTGGCAAATCGCTGTTTATTAATTCCAGCGCCTCTCGCTACCCAATCAAAAAAGGGATCGATGCCATTCCTTGGACAATACTAAAATACATTTAA
- a CDS encoding glycosyl transferase: MKFGHFDVENNEYVIERPDTPTPWINYIGKGQYGGIVSNTGGGYSFDRDPKNKRLLRYRYNSIPVDQPGRYVYIKDESKGFYWSPTWQPTTQIPISKSQIPNKSQIQNDEIMNYECRHGLGYTTITTTYENIESKITYFVPGDEALELWHVKIKNKDNKARKLKLFSYAEFSFYDSMKDQTNVDWCQQINQGTFKNNSIFWTSFMKTLGYTFFSTNAKVHSFDTDREKFIGNYKTLLNPIAVTNGTCSNSEALRGNGIGSLCIEVELAPNEEKEIVFILGTAETPEVALPMIKKYRDLNTVHASFDNLKRSWSEYISKIEVKTPDTEVNVMLNTWNQYQCRSTFNWSRFVSLYQLGVNRGMGFRDTAQDTLGVMHAIPEEAKNTIIKLLKIQYKEGYAAHQFYPLTGEIDIGDAVEGSKKSAKWYSDDHLWPILATCAYIKETGNFKFLDEKVKSLNGVGTVLEHLQAAIEFSATHTGDHGLTLAGWADWDDTLNLDTGKGKAESVWSCMLLGRALLDMIELCQVIKKPKLVEKYKKLHEQFKSAVNKDGWDGKWYLRAYTDEGKKVGSDQNEKAKIYLLVQSWAVMAGFADEEKSKLALDSAHKMLNSKYGLVLIAPAYNHFDFKIGGTTTYPPGAKENGGVFLQTNPWQVIAQAMVGNGDRAYQYGTQILPSKKNDIADLYEVEPYVYCQNILGKEHPQFGLGRNSWLTGTAAWAYVAWIQYILGVRAEYNGLRINPCIPKKWNGFEIKKQFRGANYFIVVRNPENAAHGVKQLIVDGKNIDGNLAPIFESGDHHIEAVLGK; the protein is encoded by the coding sequence ATGAAATTCGGACATTTTGACGTAGAAAATAACGAATACGTGATAGAAAGGCCCGATACCCCGACCCCATGGATCAATTATATAGGAAAAGGACAATATGGAGGCATCGTTTCAAATACCGGCGGAGGCTATTCCTTCGACCGCGATCCAAAAAATAAAAGACTTCTAAGATATCGCTATAATTCGATACCGGTAGACCAACCAGGACGATATGTATATATAAAAGATGAATCAAAAGGGTTCTATTGGTCTCCTACATGGCAGCCGACAACACAAATCCCAATTTCCAAATCCCAAATCCCAAACAAATCACAAATCCAAAATGATGAAATAATGAACTATGAATGTCGGCATGGTTTGGGATATACGACAATTACAACAACTTATGAAAACATTGAATCAAAGATCACCTATTTCGTGCCTGGAGATGAAGCGCTCGAACTATGGCATGTAAAGATCAAAAATAAAGACAATAAAGCCCGCAAATTAAAGCTTTTTAGCTACGCCGAATTTTCTTTTTATGATTCCATGAAAGACCAAACGAATGTCGACTGGTGCCAGCAGATAAATCAGGGAACATTCAAGAATAATTCTATATTCTGGACCTCATTCATGAAAACCTTGGGCTATACTTTCTTTTCAACAAACGCAAAAGTTCATAGCTTTGACACGGATCGCGAGAAATTCATCGGAAACTACAAAACTCTTTTAAATCCTATCGCTGTAACAAACGGTACATGCTCCAATTCGGAAGCCTTGCGCGGAAATGGCATTGGATCGCTTTGCATAGAAGTTGAATTAGCCCCTAATGAAGAAAAAGAGATCGTATTTATTCTAGGGACCGCGGAAACTCCTGAAGTCGCACTTCCCATGATCAAAAAATATAGGGATTTGAACACAGTCCATGCTTCATTCGATAATTTAAAGAGGTCGTGGAGCGAATATATCTCCAAAATCGAAGTCAAAACGCCGGATACCGAAGTCAACGTAATGCTGAACACATGGAACCAGTATCAATGCAGATCAACATTCAATTGGTCGCGCTTTGTATCGCTATATCAGCTTGGCGTCAATCGAGGGATGGGCTTCCGTGATACGGCTCAAGATACATTGGGGGTTATGCATGCGATTCCAGAAGAAGCAAAGAATACAATAATCAAATTATTGAAGATCCAATATAAAGAAGGCTATGCCGCCCATCAATTTTATCCATTAACCGGAGAGATTGATATTGGAGATGCGGTTGAAGGCAGCAAAAAGTCGGCAAAATGGTATAGCGACGATCATTTGTGGCCAATACTCGCTACTTGCGCTTACATAAAAGAAACCGGCAATTTTAAATTCCTAGACGAAAAAGTAAAATCCTTGAACGGCGTTGGAACAGTACTTGAACATTTGCAGGCGGCGATCGAATTTTCGGCAACCCACACTGGAGATCATGGCCTAACTCTTGCCGGATGGGCAGACTGGGACGATACGCTAAACCTTGATACAGGAAAAGGCAAAGCAGAATCTGTTTGGAGCTGTATGCTTCTAGGGCGTGCACTTCTTGATATGATCGAACTCTGCCAAGTCATAAAAAAGCCAAAACTTGTAGAAAAATATAAAAAATTACACGAGCAATTCAAATCCGCCGTCAACAAAGACGGCTGGGACGGCAAATGGTATTTGAGAGCTTATACTGACGAAGGAAAAAAAGTAGGCTCCGACCAAAATGAAAAAGCTAAGATATATTTATTAGTCCAAAGCTGGGCTGTAATGGCCGGGTTTGCCGATGAAGAAAAATCAAAATTAGCTTTAGATTCTGCTCACAAAATGCTCAATTCAAAATACGGATTGGTCTTGATCGCGCCCGCATACAACCATTTTGACTTCAAAATTGGCGGAACAACAACATATCCTCCCGGAGCCAAAGAGAATGGAGGGGTTTTCCTCCAGACAAATCCGTGGCAGGTTATAGCTCAAGCAATGGTCGGCAATGGCGACCGCGCATATCAATATGGAACGCAAATATTGCCGTCAAAGAAAAATGATATCGCCGACCTCTATGAAGTTGAGCCATATGTCTATTGCCAGAATATTTTGGGCAAAGAACATCCTCAATTCGGGCTTGGCCGCAATTCATGGCTTACAGGCACTGCCGCCTGGGCATATGTCGCATGGATCCAGTATATATTGGGCGTCCGCGCGGAATATAATGGTTTAAGGATCAATCCATGCATACCGAAAAAATGGAACGGGTTTGAAATTAAAAAACAATTCAGGGGAGCTAATTATTTTATTGTTGTAAGGAACCCGGAAAACGCGGCACATGGAGTTAAACAGCTAATAGTTGACGGTAAAAATATTGACGGAAACTTGGCCCCGATTTTCGAGTCGGGAGATCATCACATCGAAGCTGTCTTAGGGAAATGA
- a CDS encoding insulinase family protein: protein MNIPQSEKTILPNGLKVLSESIPSLRSAALGIVVGAGSADELQGEEGLTHFIEHMAFKGTPTRSAFQVASELDAVGGRLNAYTSKENTVYYAVVLERHLDVAVNVLTDIFLNPALRDSDINMEKSVILEEINMYEDTPDELIHDLFAQTILHGHPAGKPTLGNKESVSSFKQGSFSTYRNRLYRPDNVLISAAGDITHKEVLGLAEKLFKDFSGNKVSQKLGLPQIKGEIKVKHKKTEQVHLCLGTKGISQIDEDRYAFSILETILGGSMSSWLFQEIREKRGLAYSIYSTSQPMRDFGIFYVYSGTEKKNLEQVIELILKQLSKMKKEGMSKEELTRAKEHIKGGLVLGLESSSARMSYIAKSEYYHGRTITVEEIFEKVDKVTLDDIIRLATEYFVDKYLTLTILGDITESPVKTLSC, encoded by the coding sequence ATGAACATACCGCAATCCGAAAAAACAATTTTGCCAAACGGGTTAAAAGTTCTATCCGAGAGCATCCCAAGCCTTCGCTCGGCTGCTTTAGGGATCGTTGTTGGAGCCGGTTCTGCCGATGAATTGCAAGGAGAGGAAGGCCTTACTCATTTTATAGAACACATGGCTTTTAAAGGGACGCCGACAAGATCCGCTTTCCAAGTTGCGTCCGAACTTGATGCGGTTGGCGGAAGGCTTAACGCTTATACGAGCAAGGAAAATACAGTTTACTATGCAGTCGTTCTCGAAAGGCATCTGGATGTCGCGGTAAATGTTCTTACGGATATTTTCTTGAATCCGGCTCTTCGCGACAGTGATATTAATATGGAAAAGAGCGTGATCCTTGAAGAGATCAATATGTATGAAGATACTCCGGACGAGCTTATACATGATCTTTTCGCGCAAACGATACTCCATGGCCATCCGGCGGGCAAGCCGACATTGGGAAACAAAGAAAGCGTTTCAAGCTTCAAACAAGGTTCATTTTCAACTTATCGCAACAGGCTTTATCGTCCCGACAATGTGCTTATTTCTGCCGCGGGGGATATTACCCATAAAGAAGTTTTGGGTTTGGCGGAAAAATTATTTAAAGATTTTTCGGGAAATAAAGTTTCACAAAAGCTTGGCCTGCCACAGATAAAAGGCGAAATAAAAGTTAAACATAAGAAGACAGAGCAGGTCCATCTTTGTTTGGGCACAAAAGGGATATCCCAAATAGACGAAGACAGGTACGCATTTTCGATCTTAGAGACGATCTTAGGCGGGTCAATGAGCTCCTGGCTTTTCCAAGAGATCCGTGAAAAGAGGGGGCTTGCTTATTCTATTTACTCAACCTCACAACCGATGCGTGATTTTGGCATATTCTATGTTTATTCGGGAACCGAGAAAAAGAATCTTGAACAAGTGATCGAATTGATATTAAAGCAGCTCTCTAAGATGAAGAAAGAGGGGATGTCAAAAGAAGAACTAACCCGCGCAAAAGAACATATCAAAGGCGGTTTAGTTTTAGGGCTCGAGTCCTCTTCTGCCCGTATGAGCTATATTGCAAAGTCCGAATATTACCACGGCAGAACAATTACTGTTGAAGAAATATTCGAAAAAGTCGATAAAGTAACACTGGACGATATCATAAGGCTTGCAACAGAGTATTTCGTAGACAAATATCTGACCTTAACGATCCTAGGCGATATTACCGAATCCCCGGTCAAAACTTTAAGCTGTTAA
- a CDS encoding nicotinate-nucleotide adenylyltransferase, which yields MKRIGIMGGTFNPPHNGHLALAKAALVEFALDEIIFIPSANPPHKDPKDVIDKEHRFNMVLIAIGKTPKYSISRIELDRKGISYAVDTFNGLVLKYKSKVKLFYIMGLDSINEILDWKKPLELFKLCEFIVGTRPGTKIRTFKRLVKFPPLQKEVDKIHLMELKEDISSSNIRKRIKEGKSVAGVLPPKVLKYIKDNKLYK from the coding sequence ATGAAGCGCATAGGAATAATGGGCGGGACGTTCAATCCTCCGCATAATGGTCATTTGGCATTGGCAAAAGCGGCACTTGTAGAATTCGCTCTAGATGAAATCATATTTATTCCATCGGCAAATCCACCTCACAAAGATCCAAAAGATGTTATAGACAAAGAGCATCGCTTTAATATGGTTCTGATCGCGATCGGTAAAACTCCCAAATATTCCATTTCAAGGATCGAGCTCGATCGAAAAGGCATATCGTATGCTGTCGACACTTTTAACGGATTAGTTTTGAAATACAAGTCAAAAGTTAAACTTTTTTATATAATGGGCCTTGATTCCATAAACGAGATCTTGGATTGGAAAAAACCGCTCGAACTTTTCAAATTATGCGAATTTATTGTGGGGACCAGGCCGGGGACAAAGATCAGGACCTTTAAAAGGCTCGTTAAATTCCCGCCGCTTCAAAAAGAAGTCGACAAGATACATTTAATGGAATTAAAAGAAGATATTTCATCGTCGAATATCAGGAAAAGGATAAAAGAAGGCAAATCGGTCGCGGGCGTGCTCCCTCCAAAGGTATTAAAATATATTAAGGATAATAAGTTGTATAAATGA
- the dut gene encoding dUTP diphosphatase, translating to MNLKVQVKKLPHFEGLPLPKYMSEHAAGMDLYAAVGDEVIIGSGDWRLIPTGLSIAIPSGFEAQVRPRSGLALKRGVSVLNTPGTVDADYRGEVGVILMNHSKEQLVVKRGDRVAQMIINKIERIEFEEVSELPSTERGAGGFGHTGVSHGKN from the coding sequence ATGAATTTGAAAGTACAAGTTAAGAAATTGCCTCATTTTGAAGGGTTGCCTCTTCCAAAATACATGAGCGAACACGCGGCAGGCATGGATCTTTATGCCGCGGTAGGGGATGAGGTAATTATAGGATCCGGCGATTGGAGGCTAATTCCAACCGGATTATCCATTGCGATCCCGTCAGGATTTGAAGCTCAAGTAAGACCAAGGTCAGGATTAGCTTTAAAGCGGGGAGTTTCAGTTTTAAATACCCCCGGAACCGTTGATGCAGATTATCGCGGCGAAGTCGGAGTCATCTTAATGAACCACAGCAAAGAACAATTGGTCGTCAAACGCGGAGACAGGGTCGCACAAATGATAATCAATAAGATCGAGAGGATCGAATTTGAAGAAGTGTCCGAACTTCCTTCGACCGAAAGAGGGGCGGGAGGCTTTGGACACACTGGAGTGTCACATGGCAAAAATTAA
- the dapB gene encoding 4-hydroxy-tetrahydrodipicolinate reductase, with protein MAKIKVIVNGAKGKMGSETVKAVEKEADLELVAQLDVSDDLSGSIKKYNAEVVVDFTHPDAAMGNIGNILNAGANAIVGTTGLKPDDLKEIAKLCEKNKVNCLVAPNFAIGAVLMMQFSKEAAKHLKNVEIIELHHPQKVDKPSGTAIKTAHMIKETIGGGGEVPIHSVRLPGLVASQEVIFGGLGQTLTIRHDTINREAFMPGVILAIRKVKSLKGLVYGLENIL; from the coding sequence ATGGCAAAAATTAAAGTTATAGTTAACGGGGCAAAAGGCAAAATGGGATCAGAGACCGTGAAAGCCGTTGAGAAAGAAGCCGATCTTGAGCTTGTGGCTCAACTTGATGTATCCGACGATTTATCTGGATCCATAAAAAAATATAATGCTGAAGTTGTAGTGGATTTTACGCATCCTGATGCGGCAATGGGGAATATTGGAAATATTCTAAACGCCGGGGCTAACGCAATTGTAGGTACAACCGGGCTCAAACCGGATGATCTTAAAGAAATAGCCAAACTATGTGAAAAAAATAAAGTTAATTGTTTGGTCGCTCCAAACTTTGCCATTGGCGCTGTGCTTATGATGCAATTTTCAAAAGAAGCCGCCAAGCATTTAAAGAATGTTGAAATAATCGAACTGCATCATCCGCAAAAAGTCGATAAGCCGTCAGGGACAGCTATTAAGACAGCCCATATGATAAAAGAAACGATTGGCGGGGGAGGTGAGGTCCCGATCCACTCTGTTAGACTCCCGGGGCTTGTAGCTTCTCAAGAAGTTATTTTTGGGGGATTGGGGCAAACATTGACTATACGCCACGATACGATCAATCGCGAGGCATTTATGCCAGGAGTTATTCTTGCCATCCGAAAAGTCAAAAGCCTAAAAGGTCTAGTTTACGGATTGGAAAACATCTTGTAA